In a single window of the Novosphingobium sp. IK01 genome:
- a CDS encoding PEP-CTERM sorting domain-containing protein yields MKRSIAILAAALTTTVAAAPAHATFWHTHYCNCGHSAGASMCGSTSSSSTSSTSGGTTTSSSTTSSTSGGTTTSSTSGGTTTSSTSGGTTTSSTSGGTTTSSSTGGTAVPEPGMLGLMGAGIVGLAFVRRRRR; encoded by the coding sequence ATGAAGCGTTCGATTGCCATTCTCGCCGCCGCGCTGACCACCACGGTTGCCGCCGCGCCCGCGCACGCCACTTTCTGGCACACCCACTATTGCAACTGCGGCCACTCGGCCGGTGCATCGATGTGCGGCAGCACCAGCTCGTCGTCGACCTCGTCGACTTCGGGCGGCACCACCACCTCGTCCTCGACCACCTCGTCGACCTCGGGCGGGACCACCACCTCCTCGACCTCGGGTGGCACGACCACGTCGTCGACTTCGGGTGGCACCACCACCTCGTCGACCTCGGGCGGCACCACCACTTCTTCGTCGACCGGTGGCACCGCCGTTCCCGAACCGGGCATGCTCGGCCTGATGGGTGCTGGCATCGTCGGCCTCGCTTTCGTGCGCCGCCGCCGACGCTAA